The following are encoded in a window of Dysidea avara chromosome 4, odDysAvar1.4, whole genome shotgun sequence genomic DNA:
- the LOC136252236 gene encoding ras-related protein Rab-1D-like has translation MAAQVPDDIGDTSVSTSVRVDDAFQVIVIGDYGVGKTSILLRFIKDVFYSDPAEAGYISDFVKEVDVKGKLVKLHIWDTAGLEKHTTITDRYYSKADAAIMVYDCCDQKSYSNIDKWYGEMHLSLADKLDDNMPVVMVANKKDKLKEAMKEATTSYIDFKIAQKKATTLGYTCIETSAKSGENIQKLFNMVAEALSDKECPKVPDTVDLLADDRKKPCSC, from the exons ATGGCAGCTCAAGTTCCAGATGATATAGGCGACACTAGTGTCTCGACTAGTGTACGAGTGGACGACGCGTTCCAAGTCATAGTAATAGGCGACTATGGTGTCGGTAAAACCAGTATCCTGCTGCGCTTCATTAAAGATGTTTTCTACAGCGACCCAGCAGAGGCTGGCTACATCAGCGATTTCGTAAAAGAAGTGGACGTAAAGGGCAAACTAGTCAAGCTACACATCTGGGACACAGCAGGTTTG GAGAAGCACACGACAATAACAGACAGATACTATTCCAAGGCTGACGCTGCTATAATGGTCTATGACTGTTGTGACCAGAAATCTTACAGCAACATTGATAAGTGGTACGGAGAGATGCACCTTAGCCTTGCTGACAAACTCGATGACAACATGCCAGTGGTCATGGTCGCAAATAAGAAAGACAAATTAAAGGAGGCAATGAAAGAAGCAACTACCAGTTACATAGACTTCAAAATTGCGCAGAAGAAGGCAACAACTTTAGGCTACACGTGTATTGAAACAAGTGCCAAATCTGGTGAGAACATCCAGAAGCTGTTTAATATGGTGGCAGAGGCATTATCGGACAAAGAGTGTCCTAAAGTACCTGATACTGTAGACTTACTTGCTGATGATAGAAAAAAACCTTGCAGTTGCTAA